From Halobacillus sp. Marseille-Q1614, the proteins below share one genomic window:
- a CDS encoding GH1 family beta-glucosidase produces MTTIEFSNELKWGAATASYQIEGAAHEDGRSPSIWDTFSHTPGNVKNGDHGDQACNSYHLYKEDIQHLKELGVDLYRFSISWSRVMPEGTGSLNEKGVAYYRSLIEELLNHNIKPMITLYHWDLPQTLQDRGGWENRATIVAFEEYAEAMFKEFGGQVKSWITINEPWCASFLSNYLGIHAPGKKDLQAAVDVSHHLLTAHGKAVQSFREIVPDGEIGYAPNIGWLEPFSADVEDQDACRRGMLWQKEWFMDPVFKGSYPEELILLFEKQNAFLKIEEGDLELISQPIDFMGINYYTGSLGRHQENAGLFQVEEIPLDYRQTDIGWPIYADGFYKALTDLKETYGDIPIYITENGACYNHGVEDGKVNDQERIDYLKQHLTSLYRAIKAGVSIKGYIVWSLLDNFEWAEGYEKRFGIIHVNFETFERTRKESYYWYKNTIEKQRFEIT; encoded by the coding sequence ATGACAACAATAGAATTTTCAAATGAATTAAAGTGGGGAGCGGCCACCGCTTCCTATCAGATTGAAGGAGCGGCTCATGAAGACGGGAGAAGTCCTTCAATATGGGATACTTTCTCGCATACTCCGGGAAACGTAAAAAATGGAGACCACGGGGATCAAGCCTGTAACAGTTACCACTTATATAAAGAGGATATCCAGCATTTAAAGGAGCTTGGAGTGGACCTCTATCGTTTCTCGATTTCCTGGTCGAGAGTGATGCCTGAAGGAACAGGAAGCTTGAATGAAAAGGGTGTCGCCTATTACCGTAGCTTGATTGAGGAGCTGCTCAATCATAATATTAAACCAATGATTACGCTCTATCACTGGGATCTCCCTCAAACTCTTCAAGATAGGGGAGGCTGGGAGAACCGTGCCACTATCGTTGCTTTTGAAGAGTATGCTGAGGCTATGTTCAAAGAGTTCGGAGGTCAGGTGAAAAGCTGGATTACCATTAATGAACCATGGTGTGCTTCCTTTCTATCGAATTACTTAGGGATTCATGCTCCCGGAAAAAAGGACTTGCAGGCAGCGGTTGATGTATCACATCATCTATTGACCGCCCATGGGAAAGCTGTTCAGTCTTTTAGAGAGATCGTACCTGATGGAGAAATCGGATATGCACCAAATATCGGCTGGCTGGAACCTTTTAGTGCGGACGTGGAGGATCAGGATGCGTGCCGCCGCGGCATGCTATGGCAGAAAGAATGGTTTATGGACCCTGTATTCAAAGGATCATATCCAGAAGAGCTCATCCTACTGTTTGAAAAGCAGAACGCCTTTTTAAAAATTGAAGAAGGAGACCTTGAGCTTATTTCGCAGCCTATTGATTTCATGGGCATTAATTATTATACAGGCAGCCTGGGACGTCATCAGGAAAACGCAGGATTGTTTCAAGTGGAAGAGATTCCTCTTGACTACCGTCAAACAGATATAGGATGGCCGATTTACGCGGATGGTTTTTATAAAGCCCTGACGGATCTAAAAGAAACGTATGGGGACATTCCTATTTACATTACAGAAAATGGTGCCTGCTATAATCACGGAGTGGAAGACGGCAAAGTCAACGATCAGGAACGGATTGACTACTTAAAACAGCACTTAACTTCTTTGTACAGAGCCATAAAAGCAGGGGTGTCGATTAAAGGATATATCGTCTGGTCACTGCTTGATAACTTCGAGTGGGCAGAAGGATACGAGAAAAGATTTGGCATCATTCATGTCAACTTTGAAACATTCGAAAGAACAAGGAAAGAAAGCTATTATTGGTATAAGAATACTATTGAAAAGCAAAGGTTTGAGATAACCTAA
- a CDS encoding LacI family DNA-binding transcriptional regulator — translation MDLTIRDIAKMAGVSPATVSKIINNYGGISEATRDKVYKIIKDTKYQPTFSAKSLATKKSNLIGLIYAGKINVDFKHPFFNEVVNTFKKTVGAQGYDLLLFSNEKFYQGESQYLERCKHFHVDGCLIIAGDEIEEEILEIAESDIPCIGIDLKLDGPKSSYIMTDNAKIGLKVVEFFYLNQIRKIAYIGGKQDSLVAGIRNQGFVDAMEQFGLSIKDEWIKFGDFFEESGYTAMKEILQEKELPQAVFAASDMMALGALKAIKEKGMSVPEDIQLIGCDDIEACRYSDPPLTTVKQDKQKLGKLAANMLNDLIQGNNNIHPVKVDPELVIRSSSIES, via the coding sequence ATGGATTTAACTATACGGGATATTGCAAAAATGGCTGGTGTATCTCCTGCTACTGTGTCAAAAATTATCAACAACTATGGCGGCATCAGCGAAGCAACAAGAGACAAAGTATATAAAATCATTAAAGATACAAAATATCAGCCGACTTTCTCTGCGAAGTCTTTAGCCACTAAGAAATCAAATTTAATAGGCTTGATTTATGCAGGGAAAATCAATGTAGACTTTAAACACCCATTTTTCAATGAGGTTGTGAACACTTTTAAGAAAACAGTCGGTGCCCAAGGATATGACCTTCTCTTATTTTCCAACGAGAAATTTTATCAGGGGGAAAGTCAGTATTTGGAAAGGTGTAAGCATTTCCACGTTGATGGCTGCCTGATTATTGCGGGCGATGAAATAGAAGAGGAAATCCTTGAGATTGCCGAAAGTGATATTCCTTGCATCGGCATCGACCTTAAGCTCGACGGGCCGAAATCGAGCTATATTATGACGGATAATGCGAAAATAGGATTAAAAGTTGTAGAGTTCTTCTACTTAAATCAAATAAGAAAGATTGCTTATATTGGCGGGAAACAGGATTCTCTTGTAGCAGGCATTCGTAATCAGGGCTTTGTCGATGCGATGGAGCAATTTGGACTGTCTATAAAAGACGAGTGGATAAAATTTGGAGATTTCTTCGAGGAAAGCGGCTATACAGCTATGAAAGAAATATTGCAGGAGAAAGAATTACCTCAAGCTGTTTTTGCTGCATCGGACATGATGGCGCTTGGAGCTCTTAAAGCAATTAAAGAAAAAGGGATGTCTGTGCCTGAAGATATTCAATTAATCGGCTGCGACGATATTGAAGCCTGCCGATACAGTGATCCGCCGCTTACCACCGTCAAGCAGGATAAACAGAAATTAGGGAAGCTGGCTGCTAATATGCTGAATGATCTCATTCAAGGAAACAATAATATTCACCCGGTAAAAGTGGATCCAGAACTTGTAATTCGATCATCCAGTATAGAAAGTTAG
- a CDS encoding carbohydrate ABC transporter permease yields MEQHRKKIFKPGNIPVYITLGIASILSIFPFYWMLVMATQPSAAYNSIPPTLVPGTMLVENFQKVLDTIPFFQAMWNTILLCTSVTVVVLLISSLSGFAFAKFSFPGKNFLFICILLTMVIPPQLGLIPQYYLISQLGWLDTLFGAGVLFLLNPLGIFLMRQYISESVPDELIEAAKLDGCSNFRIYRSIVLPIIKPAFATLGIIVFTLVWGEFLWQFTVLRDPSSYTLQVALASLNNAFRVDFGMLLSGVFWATVPLIVIFLIFNKWFISSITEGSIK; encoded by the coding sequence ATGGAACAGCATCGAAAAAAAATATTTAAGCCTGGAAACATTCCGGTGTACATTACTTTAGGGATTGCATCAATTCTATCAATTTTTCCATTTTACTGGATGCTGGTAATGGCCACACAGCCCAGCGCTGCGTATAATTCCATTCCGCCTACACTGGTGCCTGGCACTATGCTTGTAGAAAACTTTCAGAAGGTATTGGATACGATTCCGTTTTTTCAGGCGATGTGGAATACAATCCTGCTATGTACAAGCGTAACGGTTGTTGTATTGCTGATCAGTTCGCTTTCCGGGTTTGCATTTGCTAAATTTTCGTTTCCCGGGAAAAACTTTTTGTTTATCTGTATTCTCCTAACGATGGTGATCCCGCCTCAATTAGGGCTGATTCCGCAATACTACTTGATCTCTCAATTAGGGTGGCTCGATACATTGTTTGGTGCGGGAGTATTATTCTTATTAAACCCGTTGGGAATTTTTCTAATGCGGCAGTATATCAGCGAATCTGTACCAGATGAACTGATAGAAGCTGCCAAATTAGATGGATGCTCGAACTTTAGAATTTACCGAAGCATTGTACTGCCGATTATTAAACCGGCCTTTGCTACGCTTGGAATTATAGTGTTTACCCTCGTATGGGGAGAATTTTTATGGCAGTTCACGGTTCTGCGCGATCCCTCTTCTTATACATTACAAGTGGCGCTCGCTTCATTAAACAATGCTTTTCGGGTTGATTTTGGAATGCTGCTTTCAGGTGTATTCTGGGCAACGGTTCCATTGATTGTGATTTTCCTTATTTTCAACAAATGGTTTATTTCCAGTATTACGGAAGGTTCGATTAAATAA
- a CDS encoding carbohydrate ABC transporter permease gives MSEKKKDMLSGYLYVAPFFIIFGIIGLYPAVFSIVLAFQEWNGLGEMDFVGLSNFTIVLQDPLFWKSLYNTVIIGLMGTAPQLIVGLILACFLNMAAIRFTNFFRVTIFMPYITSMVAVALVFGVFFSSNETALANYVIGWFGIDPVSWKTSEWGAKFAISLMVFWRWVGYNTIIYLAGLQSIPKHLYEAATIDGANKVQQFIHITIPLLKPFILLTVFMSTVGALQLFAEPTVFLGGSAFTRDEAMTVVMYLYRDAFSLGSFGTASATAVLLLIIIVGAAALNTWLTSGAGRRKKGA, from the coding sequence ATGTCTGAGAAAAAGAAGGATATGCTCTCTGGTTATTTGTATGTTGCTCCTTTCTTTATCATTTTTGGAATAATTGGTCTTTATCCTGCCGTTTTTAGTATTGTTCTGGCATTTCAGGAGTGGAATGGTCTTGGAGAAATGGATTTTGTTGGTCTTAGTAACTTTACGATTGTCCTTCAGGATCCTTTATTTTGGAAATCCTTGTACAATACCGTCATTATTGGCCTGATGGGGACAGCCCCTCAGCTGATTGTCGGCTTAATTTTGGCTTGTTTTCTTAACATGGCGGCGATCCGGTTTACGAACTTTTTCAGAGTTACGATCTTTATGCCATACATTACCTCTATGGTAGCCGTGGCGTTAGTATTTGGAGTATTTTTCAGCAGCAATGAAACAGCGCTTGCTAACTATGTGATCGGCTGGTTCGGCATTGATCCGGTAAGCTGGAAGACGTCTGAGTGGGGAGCCAAATTTGCAATTTCACTGATGGTCTTCTGGCGGTGGGTAGGCTATAACACGATTATTTACTTGGCAGGCCTGCAAAGTATTCCGAAGCATTTGTATGAAGCAGCGACAATTGATGGAGCGAATAAAGTTCAGCAGTTTATTCATATTACTATTCCTTTATTAAAACCATTTATTTTACTGACAGTATTCATGTCAACTGTAGGTGCACTTCAGTTATTTGCTGAGCCTACTGTATTTCTAGGCGGATCTGCTTTTACACGTGATGAAGCGATGACGGTTGTTATGTACTTATACCGAGATGCATTCAGCTTAGGTTCATTTGGTACTGCCTCAGCTACAGCAGTGCTGCTCCTGATTATAATCGTTGGAGCTGCTGCGCTCAATACTTGGTTAACATCAGGGGCCGGCCGCAGAAAGAAAGGGGCTTAA
- a CDS encoding ABC transporter substrate-binding protein has product MRLKKSLLLVLLLSISAFLFACSGDDSASGEGNVTLDFWVFGATNYEELAKAYEEENPDVKINIKKSELEDHHNSLFTAISAGTGAPDLTMIEVDQLDRYREAQERFVNLYDLEADEIQDQYLEWKWNVAENGEGDFLFGLPTDIGPKAMYYHTEVFEKAGLPTDPDEVSELISSPEAFADAADKVLEAADKPMVDSMEMAFRANMDALEESYFNRDGDLLINEEGNGVKDAYDYAVSLNEEGYVGDYEMWTPEWANALNKGDFAVEMAPAWLKGYMTENAPEASGKWRVTTLPEKFAGNWGGSYVSIPAETEHSEEAYEFAKWLLSPENQMKSFTENGLFPSTPEVYEMEEFKTNSDEYFGGQNTAAYFAEAAKEIPEVYKGPKYVTVNNEVLMALRNVQEGGDPEKEWQDAVERIEGLLQR; this is encoded by the coding sequence ATGAGATTGAAGAAAAGTTTGCTTTTAGTGCTGCTGCTAAGTATAAGCGCGTTTCTTTTTGCCTGCAGCGGAGATGATTCGGCTTCAGGAGAAGGAAATGTAACTTTAGATTTCTGGGTGTTTGGAGCAACGAATTATGAAGAGTTAGCGAAGGCTTACGAGGAAGAAAATCCTGATGTAAAAATTAATATTAAAAAATCTGAATTAGAAGATCATCATAACAGTCTTTTTACTGCTATATCAGCAGGGACAGGCGCTCCTGATCTTACAATGATTGAAGTAGATCAGCTCGACAGGTACAGGGAAGCACAGGAACGGTTTGTTAATTTGTATGACTTAGAGGCTGACGAAATTCAGGATCAATACTTAGAGTGGAAGTGGAACGTGGCAGAAAACGGAGAAGGAGATTTCCTTTTTGGACTTCCAACTGATATCGGACCAAAAGCAATGTACTATCATACAGAAGTGTTTGAAAAAGCTGGGCTTCCTACAGATCCAGATGAAGTCAGTGAATTAATTTCATCACCTGAAGCTTTCGCGGATGCTGCCGATAAAGTGTTAGAGGCTGCGGATAAACCAATGGTGGATAGTATGGAAATGGCGTTTCGTGCCAATATGGATGCACTTGAAGAAAGTTATTTTAATCGTGATGGAGATTTATTGATCAATGAAGAAGGTAACGGCGTAAAAGATGCTTACGATTACGCGGTTAGTTTAAACGAAGAAGGATATGTCGGCGACTATGAAATGTGGACACCTGAATGGGCTAATGCTCTAAATAAAGGAGATTTCGCAGTTGAAATGGCGCCCGCTTGGCTTAAAGGCTACATGACAGAGAATGCTCCGGAAGCTTCCGGTAAATGGAGAGTGACCACTCTGCCTGAGAAGTTTGCTGGTAACTGGGGAGGATCTTATGTATCCATTCCGGCAGAAACAGAACACAGTGAAGAAGCTTATGAATTTGCCAAGTGGCTCCTTTCACCAGAGAATCAAATGAAGTCCTTTACGGAAAACGGTCTGTTCCCTTCTACACCTGAAGTGTATGAGATGGAAGAATTCAAGACTAACTCTGATGAATATTTCGGCGGTCAAAATACAGCCGCATATTTTGCAGAAGCGGCCAAAGAGATTCCGGAAGTTTACAAAGGACCTAAATATGTAACAGTTAACAATGAAGTATTAATGGCTCTAAGAAATGTTCAGGAAGGCGGAGATCCAGAGAAAGAGTGGCAGGATGCTGTAGAACGTATTGAAGGCTTACTGCAGAGATAA